Part of the Tachypleus tridentatus isolate NWPU-2018 unplaced genomic scaffold, ASM421037v1 Hic_cluster_2, whole genome shotgun sequence genome is shown below.
aataatatcataattttatacagttatatttCCTGTACATAAATTGTTATCTGTATGCATTCATAAAATTACATCTTGctctatgtaatttataaaattgtgttctgtgtgtgttttataatatattgttgtattatatctAATTTTTACAATTGTGTCATTACATTGTGTACTTCAAGAGAGCAGCTCTTAGGTCTAACTTGacaagaatttcattttaaacatttttggcaTGGAAAAGTATTTTATTCTCTGTCTATCCACACTTCAATCCAAGTTTACttattgaatttcatattttgtacttttgtctTCCTCTCTTTATGTTTATGAAGGAtagtatacttttaatatattttcataaaaatgtacataagttgttgtcattgttttaagttgtttagattttttatacaCAAGACTTTATTGACTTATAACAATTTAGatctttattacattcttttaatgaaaacgtgtgtaaagtgtaacagttaatatataaatttgggaaataagtacatacacatatatgtaagtataaaagacattgtgtacaaaaaatttttatatttgtctgATTGCATgtttgttcaatatttaattgaaatatattttgtaagcatagtatcaacaacaacattattttgatttgtagATATCAAAATGAGAAGAAGGAAAAAGTTCAAGTGGAACAGGACAGGAAAAAGTAGAGTTTAAAGCTGGTCATCACATTGGTGTAAGTGATATTGTAAAACTGTATGACTGTCATCATATGATGAGTATTATTAGTAAGTTAAAGTTTGTTGACCATCATCATGGTGTAATTATAATAGATGAACTCCACTGGTCACcctttaatttaatgaaatataactaCTTGTTATCATCtattgtaaatattgatattgtttgatTGACGTAAGAAGTGATCAACAGTTTGTAAAATCATTCTTGAAATTACTGATCATCACTGtggtataaataattatatatttattttaaacatagcttGTACTTTGCTTAAGAAGAGGTAAGCTAACTTTAAAAATAGCAAGACAAGTTGAtgtagaattttaacattatatagtaCAAAATGCATTATTAATGAGTGTGGTCATAGAGCATATTTAAACTTGTCAAGTTTATTCttatcattgttaattatgtTTATCTGAAGAGTAAACTAGAATCTTCATAGTTATGAGTCTTCCAACAGCTCAGTGGACCAGAGATTCAACCCAGACTTGGCTGTAGAAGGCTAGATGGGTGAAGACCTCAAAGCATGAGGTCTTGTTTGCATGCTATTTTATCTCTTAAGGATTTTCATGGAAATGTTATTAAGGAATGTTGCTTAATTAagtgccctccgctagtacagtggaatgtctccggatttacaacacaaaaatcaggggttcgactcccctcggtgggctgggcagctagccctttgtggctttgctataagaaaaacacacagcttaattaaacagtatgtgttttatccagttcatcaatatcatttgatatcatagtttgtttcttcaaagagaaaaaaaagttgtacagtgaaacatttatatattttatttctgtctccaCATTACAGGCTGTGGTATCACAAGGATATTGGAAGAATTCTCTTTATACAAAAAAAGACTTAAttataatctctctctttttttattaataccaGCAAACTTGGTTGTCAGTGTTGACACATCAGTGAACAGTTTTGTGTCTTTTTGTAGCTGGGAAATTGAAAATTGATTTCAAAAGGATTTTATAGTTttggaggaaataaaaataaacatttaaactcaagccaaaagtttaaaaaatacatatattaatttatttcatgtttttaaccaTCATTTAAGAATCAGTCCCAGTTCAAGATTTTTCTTAACTGAAAAGGGGGGCAGTGAGACATATGCTGGGATTAAATCTGAAATTAtggtaaaactaaatttatgGATAATAGTAGCTTTGGGGTTGGAGAACTATTTTAGCTCCCTCCCACTAGTGCTAGCtctgttaagaaatataattgcagaattaatatatataaatattacttttaaattttgtcaatGTCAATGCTAACGTGTACgagatatatttatcataaaatttgagGGCAttggaacatataaaaatttaatctttgtaAACTTTCTTTGCAGTTGCAGAACTGTGATTCATATCTGGAACTAACAACTGAGACCTTTATCCTGCAAGCAAATGTAGGATTAACATTGTTACCTAATCTTCATGAAGTGAACAGAAGAAAAGCAAACCTATATGGTAAGGAGATGTACTGAGTGTGTATTACATTAagaaagtaactgttatagttgtgccttaaatttaattcaagtgtCTGTTGAAGTAGGAAAGTTATAGTTAAGGTTTAATATGaagtatctattttaataagagaattgttgacaaaattttaaaatgtatgttataataatacgaagttagaacataatataaattagctgttaaagtaagatattgttaaaaacccttattatcaactgtaataataatttgtatttaatgcttattaatttaaaaaaagacgtTCAGACTTATTTAACGAAACCACAACTATTTGATTTTTAGAAAAAATCAtgacattgaaaatgttaaaagaaaggtcTGTCTGTAAAAGGTAGTTTGCAAATTTTTTTACAGACACTAAAAAGCCAGAATGATGAATGTattgatatatgtaaaaattatatatttgctttgttagttattgttaatatttcaaaatgtattgagaaaaatcAGGACAGATTATGTTGATTAAATATCATATAGATAATTATATCAGTAATTGTTGGTATCATTGTTAGTGGTATTTTGCACTAACATGGTGTTCATTATgattgttttatacaataaatttgtAGGAGAGGAGGGAAGCTTCCTGAAGCAGCTGATTGAGAAGATCATCTTACTGCTACAGTAGATGGAGAAGCTGTTCCAATCAATGAAAACCTATCTGATGAAGAATTGGATGTGGAATAACCAATGTGTAATAAGTAGAAATCCTATAAAGTTACAATGTATGAAACTTAACTGTAGTGTGTGTAACTGAACATTGGCAGTGACTTGTATCTCCCAGATTCTtcttaaagataatttcaagattgttttacaaAGTGCCCTACCACAGACATGATCTGTACCACTAGTAGATGTCTgctctacatttatttattacttacctACCTATAgttgaacattttttgttaatagttaaaaaaaaaacacattctatTGAACCTGATGTTTTGTTCAAAGTTACCAAGTTTGGTTTTAGCAATTTATTGCTCAATGCAGTGATTAATATAGTGTTTCTAGAATTGAAATGCTAAagttaccttaaaaacaaaaattgtgtaagattgataaaatgttttaagtaaaacaagatataacagaagtaaatgtgatttttagaaagcaataatttttctatctttatgaatttcattgtgaaatgtatatttttcattgaatatcttgttataaatattcattatggTAAAATAAATGGCGAGAAAAATTAAGCAGTGTGAGTTTAATTCATTGATTGGCACATatcaaatagtgtttttaatttttgtaaatgtatagttgtatttattaaatacaaaaagatatttaataactttctacAAATTCACAGAaggatataaacaaaagcaaacataATGCATTTCTGACagttaaacagaaataacaaaaagtgAAAACAGATGTATTGATATTTAACCCACACAAACTTATAAAAAGGGTACATGAACAGACCAAGTACAGTCTGCCTAGGCAGAAAACATCCAGGGGAAGTGTCTTGGAATGCAACAAATAATGCCAAATGAAGTACATCTGGGTAAAAACATCCAGTGGAAACACCATGCATGAGAACTATTTGATCAACAAGTGTAGTGTGCCCAGAGAATCACCTCAGATATACAATACTGTGGCCAAGTGAGGTCTACAGGGAAAGACATCCATGGAAAGCACCGTAAGATATGTTGAATTATGCCAAGTGAAGTCCATCCAGGCAAACATCTTTAAGTAGAAGTGCTTTGCATGAGAACTATTTGATGAACAAGAGTGGTCTCCCCTGGTAAAACCCAGGAGGTAGCACCTTTGGTATAAATATGATCTGGTCAAGTACTGGTATAAAAACATGCAGAGAAAGTGTCTTGGATTAAGACAGATTATGTCAAGTGCAGTCCATCTGGGCAGAAAATATCCTGTGGAAACACCTTTCATAAGAATTTTGTGAGCAACAAGTGCAGTTAACCTGAGCAAAAATGTTCAGGGAAAGTGCCTTGGATCCTGATTGTTATATTACAGTGTAATCATTGTTCAGTATCACAGTAAGAATAACAATGCTAGCCCTCTTGTTGTTGAGTGGGTACACATAATCTACAAAttcaattttagtttattgtacaaaaactaCTCAGGAGGAATCTTCCTTGGTCTACAACCAAatgaggttgaaaagaagaaaactacccaAATGAATGGGTTATTGAGAGGAGATAAGAATGTATTTCCCCCACTATCATGAGGAATCCTCCCTCTATTGTATCTTGTAGAATCAGTGGAGTGTGGTCTATGGACTGTGAATGAGTAGAAGCAAACATTATCTAGTTATTCATAGAGAGAAGAGCACAAATTATCATAGAGTGAAAAAAGAATTGAGGTTTgtccaaacaaacaggaaagtcctgaaatggaaaacatgatTTAGGGCAATGAAGTGGACACTGTGGGGAAGAATTTTAAATTGTGGATTATGAAGGGAAAATGGTTTAGCACatgattaacaattttgaaaaataaaataattatatgttactagtagtaataattgcaacttacaaacaatctaggctaaacatacctagttaaattactaataatgaactaacaaagcCATGAAATCTGTTGAGACCACAAAGTATGTAAGATTAATGTACTTGCAAAGTGATTAAATGTATCtagtaataacacaattaataatcaacatctcatttacaattcatttaaaataacttaggtgATAAAGgacatataaatatctaacttaccaaaatccatacattaatgacatgaaatactCAATTCTCCCATGTGTAAATAAGAGTAAAGCCACACAAATGATATCTGAGTCACAACTACCATAGGTATATCAACCAGATTTGAAGTGTAgtaaagtttatcaacatgtaccggtcccctggtagaactggtatcaacagaaacaaaagtatgagaagagcaattctctccaaaagcaaacaacttggaagcatgaaaagtagtggaaaactaaaactcttgaaatggtgtggaatatgacaggctaaaataaaagtgttaaaaacaaagaaaaacagagtccaaatgtcttcttattgattacattcttacttagaaacattgttttactgaaaagaagaagaaatcagtGGCTAAACCCATGAATCTAATTTCCTTAGAATTAGTCTGTACATAACGTTGAACTAAATTCCTGGAAAATCTTACCAGTAGCATGTTCAGCTAtaatgggaatttctatagtcaatacactgatcatatattactgcagcagtaatttggtttGTCAACATACTAGATACCCAGAGCTCTCATAAAAGTGAACAAGTGATCTTAATGTAAGGCTCAGGGAAAAGAGGAAAAATACCaaagacaggaattttgtttcttttgttgttgtggttttacttctgaaaatattttgactatttgaaagctgcaggaatattcttctatgatattatatgtttattctggtttatcaagtgcagtATGCAATAATtgattgaaatccaaattatttattagataaaaattcatcttgaccaaaaaatatataatttaaactttttatatttgaaatgaaagatataaacccttaacagaattagatttatctacattaattttataaaggtacaactgaagattgccatttaaactcttaaaatgcttcagtagtctaacactaataatgcaaacacagaaaaccatacagttgatttaaaagaCCTTTACACTTCACATTTTAACAGATAATAGAtgcatagataaaaaaataaactacattaccttcatctctcaagtctacataaatactcttcttttcactcttattttcaacatcatcgtgggaaaacttgcatttgtcacctttcttacactgttcttacttataaaaaacatacagtgcagatttaggatcagttcctgaaattaaaatagttatatcacctttCTGCAAGAGATGAATGTAACTGAACTGTAGCCGTGTTgaga
Proteins encoded:
- the LOC143243014 gene encoding uncharacterized protein LOC143243014 produces the protein MPPRKNQTNQERKFTRRKNYQSRSTSRKKKKEIEDLNLTLKSVTTQKDEKEQCKKGDKCKFSHDDVENKSEKKSIYVDLRDEVLPGDRYMLINFTTLQIWLIYLW